A stretch of the Massilia varians genome encodes the following:
- a CDS encoding metal-dependent hydrolase, with the protein MTHSLVGLALGELVERALPASSDPARGRTRRRALLLTGLLSSNFPDLDLVLTPLLPAPLGYLIHHRGHTHTLLYALPQVLLLLALTWLLWPAARRLLREDRSARHAVLATALLGMLLHLSFDALNVYGIHSFHPVDSRWLYGDLVFIVEPVFWTALGVALALLSRRAPLRRLGLLFFAAMPVLFTWMGFLQWGPLAGLGVVALLVASANFKLGARAGLVAALLACVGFVGIQAVAGQLARGQIRSALQEAAPDSQERDIALSAFPANPVCWSFATVSEGPAAGSYGVRVGVLSLAPGLSPVWTCPQRFGGVPDSASEADGKPVARAAQGRDAEPAAGAMPAATAALAWKFSETGSLAAFRALQRTNCHFDAWLRFARVPSLVEGKATDIRFGPPDQPNFSTLPYAARAADPCPSPLAQWGYPRADLLGWKEQGAR; encoded by the coding sequence ATGACACACTCGCTCGTCGGCCTCGCCCTTGGGGAGCTGGTCGAACGCGCCCTGCCCGCCTCCAGCGATCCGGCCCGGGGCCGCACCCGCCGCCGCGCCCTCCTGCTCACTGGCCTGCTGTCCAGTAATTTCCCTGACCTCGACCTGGTGCTGACGCCGCTGCTGCCGGCCCCGCTCGGCTACCTGATCCACCACCGCGGCCACACCCATACCCTGCTGTACGCGCTGCCGCAGGTGCTCCTGCTGCTGGCCCTCACCTGGCTGCTGTGGCCGGCGGCGCGCCGCCTGCTGCGGGAGGACCGCAGCGCCCGTCACGCCGTGCTCGCAACCGCCCTGCTGGGCATGCTGCTGCACCTGTCCTTCGACGCCCTGAACGTGTACGGGATCCACTCCTTCCACCCGGTCGATTCGCGCTGGCTGTACGGCGACCTCGTCTTTATTGTCGAGCCCGTGTTCTGGACCGCGCTCGGCGTCGCGCTGGCCCTGCTGTCGCGGCGCGCGCCCCTGCGCCGGCTGGGATTGCTCTTCTTTGCCGCCATGCCGGTGCTGTTCACCTGGATGGGCTTCCTGCAATGGGGGCCGCTCGCCGGCCTGGGCGTGGTGGCGCTGCTGGTCGCGAGCGCCAACTTCAAGCTCGGCGCGCGCGCCGGGCTGGTGGCGGCCTTGCTGGCCTGCGTGGGCTTCGTCGGCATCCAGGCGGTGGCCGGACAGCTCGCGCGCGGCCAGATCCGCAGCGCCCTGCAGGAAGCAGCGCCGGACAGCCAGGAGCGCGACATCGCGTTGTCTGCCTTCCCGGCCAATCCGGTGTGCTGGTCCTTCGCCACCGTGTCGGAAGGCCCGGCGGCCGGCAGCTACGGGGTACGGGTTGGCGTGCTCAGCCTGGCGCCGGGCCTGAGCCCGGTCTGGACATGCCCGCAACGTTTCGGCGGCGTGCCGGACAGCGCCAGCGAGGCCGATGGCAAGCCGGTAGCCCGGGCCGCGCAGGGCCGGGACGCCGAGCCGGCGGCCGGGGCGATGCCCGCGGCGACAGCGGCCCTGGCCTGGAAATTCAGCGAGACCGGCAGCCTGGCCGCATTCCGTGCGCTGCAGCGGACCAACTGCCACTTCGACGCCTGGCTGCGTTTCGCCCGCGTACCTTCGCTGGTGGAGGGCAAAGCGACCGACATCCGCTTCGGCCCACCCGACCAGCCTAATTTCTCGACCCTGCCGTATGCCGCCCGTGCGGCAGACCCCTGCCCGTCACCGCTTGCACAATGGGGCTATCCGCGCGCCGACCTGCTCGGCTGGAAGGAGCAAGGCGCACGCTAA
- a CDS encoding glycosyltransferase family 2 protein — translation MSSQPPIPDSPRVSVIMPTFEQAAFIGRALDSLWAQTFTDWELVIVDDGSCDDTACTLAPWLADVRVRYLRFDSNGGLGRAINAGLHAARGELLAYLPSDDVWYAEHLAQLVACLGHAPGAVLAYAGVRHHYNRSAEGLVPGECLQLVQCLHRRTALRWRQRAELESDDLDRLFWTGLRAQGAFVPAGALSCEWVDHPGQRHKRMREPLGGINPFRQHYRVAGPLHFHTSTGNRIDEQRLYGQLRGTRPRDPRKGRKIVLAGELAYNADRVLALEALGHQLYGLWTPTPSWFNTVGPLPFGRVEELPRHGWREALARIEPDLIYAQLNWQALPFAHEVLMHTPDIPFVWHFKEGPFICIEKGTWPLLADLVRLADGCIYSSPEMRDWFATAVPGLPASCCAPRPEHVLDGDLPRRAWFLQARSPLLSGAGPGAGGQVHTVVPGRPIGLHPPTVAELARHGIHLHFYGDFTQGPVARVDSEGPGAGAGTPAPAPERRPRRMGARIFPVRRRLAARVSQPERRRHPARRLGRPEHPGAGRHPGRGRAADDSVRQRRRHRGGAGAGAAPRYRAVLRQHRRPGAPAARLRGHGRAARARLAGARRVLFRRARARPNGFLRARHRPCRQAGPGAGGHGLAHRAKAST, via the coding sequence ATGAGCAGCCAGCCGCCCATCCCCGATTCCCCGCGCGTGAGCGTCATCATGCCCACCTTCGAGCAGGCGGCCTTCATCGGCCGCGCCCTCGACAGCCTGTGGGCGCAAACCTTTACCGATTGGGAGCTCGTCATCGTCGACGACGGCTCCTGCGACGACACCGCCTGCACCCTGGCGCCCTGGCTGGCCGACGTCCGGGTGCGCTACCTGCGCTTCGACAGCAATGGCGGACTGGGTCGGGCCATCAATGCCGGCCTTCACGCCGCCCGCGGCGAACTGCTGGCCTACCTGCCGAGCGACGACGTCTGGTATGCCGAACACCTGGCCCAGCTGGTGGCCTGCCTCGGGCATGCGCCCGGCGCGGTGCTGGCCTATGCCGGCGTGCGCCACCACTACAACCGCAGCGCCGAGGGCCTCGTGCCGGGCGAATGCCTGCAACTGGTCCAGTGCCTGCACCGCCGCACCGCGCTGCGCTGGCGCCAGCGCGCCGAGCTCGAGAGCGACGACCTCGACCGCCTGTTCTGGACCGGGCTGCGCGCGCAGGGCGCCTTCGTGCCGGCCGGTGCGCTCAGTTGCGAGTGGGTCGACCATCCGGGCCAGCGCCACAAACGCATGCGCGAACCGCTCGGGGGCATCAATCCCTTCCGCCAGCACTACCGGGTAGCGGGGCCGCTGCACTTCCACACCAGCACCGGCAACCGCATCGACGAGCAGCGGCTGTATGGGCAGCTGCGCGGCACCCGGCCGCGCGACCCGCGCAAGGGCCGGAAGATCGTGCTGGCCGGCGAACTGGCCTACAACGCCGACCGCGTGTTGGCGCTCGAGGCCCTGGGACACCAGTTGTATGGCTTATGGACGCCGACACCGAGCTGGTTCAATACGGTCGGGCCCCTGCCTTTCGGCCGGGTCGAGGAACTGCCGCGCCACGGCTGGCGCGAGGCGCTGGCGCGCATCGAGCCTGATCTCATCTACGCCCAGCTCAACTGGCAGGCCTTGCCCTTCGCCCACGAGGTGCTGATGCACACCCCGGACATTCCTTTCGTGTGGCATTTCAAGGAAGGCCCCTTCATCTGCATCGAGAAGGGGACCTGGCCGCTGCTGGCCGACCTGGTGCGGCTGGCCGACGGCTGCATCTACAGCAGCCCTGAAATGCGCGACTGGTTCGCTACCGCCGTGCCAGGGCTGCCCGCCAGCTGCTGCGCGCCCCGTCCTGAACACGTGCTCGACGGCGACCTGCCGCGCCGCGCCTGGTTCCTGCAGGCGCGCTCCCCCTTGCTGTCCGGCGCCGGTCCGGGCGCGGGCGGCCAGGTGCACACCGTGGTGCCGGGCCGGCCGATCGGGCTGCATCCGCCCACGGTGGCCGAACTGGCGCGCCACGGCATCCACCTGCATTTCTATGGCGACTTTACGCAGGGCCCAGTGGCGCGAGTGGATAGCGAAGGCCCTGGCGCTGGCGCCGGAACACCTGCACCTGCACCCGAACGTCGACCCCGACGGATGGGTGCGCGAATTTTCCCGGTACGACGCCGGCTGGCTGCACGTGTTTCGCAGCCAGAACGGCGGCGACATCCGGCGCGCCGACTGGGACGACCTGAACATCCCGGCGCGGGTCGCCACCCTGGCCGCGGCCGGGCTGCCGATGATTCAGTTCGACAACGGCGGCGCCATCGTGGCGGCGCAGGCGCTGGCGCGGCGCCTCGGTATCGGGCTGTTCTTCGACAGCATCGAAGGCCTGGCGCGCCAGCTGCACGACTGCGCGGCCATGGCCGCGCTGCGCGAGCGCGTCTGGCAGGTGCGCGACGGGTTCTGTTTCGACGTGCACGCGCCCGCCCTAATGGATTTCTTCGGGCGCGTCATCGCCCATGCCGACAAGCAGGGCCGGGTGCGGGCGGGCACGGCCTTGCGCACCGCGCCAAGGCGAGCACCTGA
- a CDS encoding MarR family winged helix-turn-helix transcriptional regulator yields the protein MHPDQSLPDTACYCSALRQASRYVTSFYDQMLSGSGLRVTQFAILSRLRPRPASVTQLAQNMVMDRTTLARNLQPLVRAQLVQVRPSEQDRRERIVELTGLGRDKVEAILPAWRRAQARFDQQFGAERGAQLLASMRAVVDSGLHQAGEAAPAEPD from the coding sequence ATGCATCCCGACCAGTCCCTCCCCGATACCGCGTGCTACTGCTCGGCGCTGCGCCAGGCTTCGCGCTACGTCACCTCGTTCTACGACCAGATGCTGTCCGGATCGGGTCTGCGCGTCACCCAGTTCGCGATCCTGTCCCGGCTTCGGCCGCGCCCGGCAAGCGTGACCCAGCTGGCCCAGAACATGGTGATGGACCGCACCACGCTGGCGCGCAACCTGCAGCCCCTGGTGCGCGCCCAGCTGGTGCAGGTGCGCCCCAGCGAGCAGGACCGACGCGAGCGCATCGTCGAGCTGACCGGGCTCGGGCGCGACAAGGTCGAGGCCATCCTTCCCGCCTGGCGCCGCGCCCAGGCCCGCTTCGACCAGCAGTTCGGCGCGGAGCGCGGCGCCCAGCTGCTGGCAAGCATGCGCGCCGTGGTCGACAGCGGCCTGCACCAAGCCGGCGAAGCGGCGCCGGCCGAACCCGACTGA
- a CDS encoding PAS domain S-box protein yields the protein MPPTEPTLAFLSNGGALGARIHAHDWNAHPLGPISAWPAALRTTLGIVLSSSFPTFLAWGPRLELFYNDAYQPLLGNKSADALGRPLAEVWNEVWEAVGPYAERVQAGESFFFENFGATLERHGYREQAWFTFSYNPLRDDQGQVCGLLCTAIEVSDKVRALARHKEAEEHLALSLEASGNIGTWSYDLDTAATYVDERFARLFQVDAALAREGTELVRFTDMIHPADRPRVLAAIDRAILTETLYDIEYRIPQRSGVDVWVNARGKVFANPDTGSRRFAGIAVDITERKHAEQARIESERAALAASRRADESARRLDVLLDAAPVGIVYADSAGQLLVANAANRQIWGGHPMSGEVDEYAEWKGWWPDGSPRAGQRVQAREWPLARALQGEAQAAGVIEIEPFGEPGTRRTVLVRAAAIHDREGAVVGAVAANMDITAQVEAERAMMESEAKFRLIADAIPQLAWSADAGGTNDYLNARWTEFTGMPLERIGGNGWGAVVHPDDLPALLATWRDSLALGRPYELEHRLLHRSGEYRWMLNRALPLLDQAGKATRWMGTLTDIHDKKAGEEELRAQARRKDEFLAMLAHELRNPLAPISNAAQLLSMAALDPQRVRQSSGVIIRQVRHMTSLVDDLLDVSRVTRGLVELERERVDLKAVVASAVEQARPLIEARGHALELHMASKRCWVHGDRIRLVQVIVNLLGNAAKYTPQGGAIALSVETGEAEVTIAVRDNGIGIDRAILPHVFELFTQAERTPDRSQGGLGLGLALVRSLVQLHGGRVAARSDGAGKGSTFSVTLPTVDGGAGSAAAEAQAAPTFRAGAGRRILVVDDNVDAALSLAEVLRSLGHRVDTAHDAQDALARAEQEWPDVFILDIGLLDIDGYALAHRLRASERGPAATLLALTGYGQAHDRVLAKTAGFDHHFVKPVDLAPLVEIIERAPRPELRQA from the coding sequence GTGCCCCCTACCGAACCCACGCTAGCCTTCCTGTCGAACGGCGGCGCCCTAGGTGCCCGGATCCACGCGCACGACTGGAACGCCCACCCGCTCGGACCGATCAGCGCCTGGCCGGCAGCCCTGCGCACCACGCTCGGCATCGTGCTGAGCTCGTCCTTCCCGACCTTCCTGGCCTGGGGCCCGCGGCTGGAGCTGTTCTACAACGACGCCTACCAGCCCCTGCTCGGCAACAAGTCCGCCGACGCGCTGGGCCGGCCGCTGGCCGAGGTCTGGAACGAGGTGTGGGAGGCGGTCGGCCCGTATGCCGAGCGCGTGCAGGCGGGCGAGTCCTTCTTTTTCGAGAATTTCGGCGCCACGCTGGAACGCCATGGCTACCGCGAGCAGGCCTGGTTCACCTTCTCCTACAACCCGCTGCGCGACGACCAGGGCCAGGTGTGCGGCCTGCTGTGCACGGCCATCGAGGTCAGCGACAAGGTGCGCGCGCTGGCCAGGCACAAGGAAGCGGAAGAACACCTGGCCCTGTCGCTCGAAGCCTCGGGCAACATCGGTACCTGGTCCTACGACCTGGACACCGCCGCCACCTATGTGGACGAACGCTTCGCGCGCCTGTTCCAGGTCGACGCCGCGCTGGCGCGCGAGGGCACCGAGCTGGTGCGCTTCACCGACATGATCCATCCCGCCGACCGCCCTAGGGTGCTGGCGGCGATCGACCGCGCCATCCTCACCGAGACCCTGTACGACATCGAGTACCGGATTCCGCAGCGCTCCGGCGTGGACGTCTGGGTCAACGCCCGCGGCAAGGTGTTCGCCAACCCGGATACCGGGAGCCGCCGCTTCGCCGGCATCGCGGTCGACATCACCGAGCGCAAGCACGCCGAGCAGGCTCGCATCGAGAGCGAGCGCGCGGCGCTGGCCGCATCGCGGCGCGCCGACGAAAGCGCGCGCCGGCTCGACGTGCTGCTCGACGCCGCGCCGGTCGGCATCGTCTATGCCGACAGCGCCGGCCAGCTGCTGGTGGCCAACGCCGCCAACCGCCAGATCTGGGGGGGCCACCCGATGTCGGGCGAGGTCGACGAGTACGCCGAATGGAAAGGCTGGTGGCCGGATGGTTCGCCGCGGGCCGGACAGCGCGTCCAGGCGCGCGAGTGGCCGCTCGCGCGCGCATTGCAGGGCGAGGCCCAGGCCGCCGGGGTCATCGAGATCGAACCTTTTGGCGAGCCCGGCACGCGCCGCACGGTCCTGGTGCGGGCCGCGGCGATCCACGACCGCGAGGGGGCGGTGGTCGGTGCGGTGGCGGCCAACATGGACATCACCGCCCAGGTCGAGGCGGAGCGGGCGATGATGGAGAGCGAGGCCAAGTTCCGCCTGATCGCCGACGCCATTCCGCAACTGGCCTGGTCGGCCGACGCGGGCGGCACCAACGATTACCTGAACGCGCGCTGGACCGAATTCACCGGCATGCCGCTCGAGCGCATCGGCGGCAACGGCTGGGGCGCGGTGGTTCATCCGGACGACCTGCCGGCCCTGCTCGCCACCTGGCGCGACAGCCTGGCGCTGGGCCGGCCCTACGAGCTCGAGCACCGCCTGCTGCACCGTTCCGGCGAATACCGCTGGATGCTCAACCGCGCCCTGCCCCTGCTCGACCAGGCCGGCAAGGCCACCCGCTGGATGGGCACCCTGACCGACATCCACGACAAGAAGGCCGGGGAGGAAGAGTTGCGCGCGCAGGCGCGCCGCAAGGACGAGTTCCTGGCGATGCTCGCGCACGAACTGCGCAACCCGCTGGCGCCGATCAGCAACGCCGCCCAGCTGCTCTCGATGGCCGCCCTCGACCCGCAGCGGGTGCGCCAGTCGAGCGGCGTGATCATCCGCCAGGTGCGCCACATGACCTCGCTGGTGGACGACCTGCTGGACGTCTCGCGGGTGACGCGCGGCCTGGTGGAACTGGAGCGCGAGCGGGTCGACCTCAAGGCGGTCGTCGCCAGCGCGGTCGAGCAGGCCAGGCCGCTGATCGAAGCGCGCGGCCACGCGCTCGAGCTGCACATGGCATCGAAGCGCTGCTGGGTGCACGGCGACCGCATCCGGCTGGTGCAGGTGATCGTCAACCTGCTGGGCAACGCGGCCAAGTACACGCCCCAGGGCGGCGCCATCGCGCTGTCGGTGGAGACCGGCGAGGCGGAGGTGACGATCGCGGTGCGCGACAACGGCATCGGCATCGACCGCGCCATCCTGCCGCACGTGTTCGAGCTGTTCACCCAGGCCGAGCGCACTCCCGACCGCTCTCAGGGCGGGCTCGGCCTGGGGCTGGCGCTGGTGCGCAGCCTGGTGCAGCTGCACGGAGGACGGGTCGCCGCCCGCAGCGACGGGGCGGGCAAGGGCAGCACCTTCAGCGTCACGCTGCCGACCGTCGACGGCGGCGCCGGCAGCGCGGCCGCAGAAGCGCAGGCGGCGCCGACTTTCCGCGCCGGCGCCGGCCGGCGCATCCTGGTGGTCGACGACAACGTCGACGCGGCCCTGTCGCTGGCCGAGGTGCTGCGCTCGCTCGGGCATCGGGTGGACACCGCGCACGATGCGCAGGACGCGCTGGCCCGGGCGGAACAGGAATGGCCGGATGTCTTCATCCTCGACATCGGCCTGCTGGACATCGACGGCTACGCGCTGGCGCACCGCCTGCGCGCGAGCGAGCGCGGACCGGCCGCGACCCTGCTCGCCCTGACCGGCTACGGTCAGGCCCACGACCGGGTGCTGGCGAAGACGGCCGGCTTCGACCACCACTTCGTCAAGCCGGTGGACCTGGCGCCGCTGGTGGAGATCATCGAACGCGCGCCGCGCCCGGAATTAAGGCAGGCTTGA
- a CDS encoding PAS domain-containing protein: MLPVDCDKPMSAPAAFLSGGGEMGALMRAHRWAATPLGEPAAWPGALRTTLRLLLSSNHPMFIWWGPELIQFYNDAYRATLDDGRHPAALGQRGRDCWEEAWPIIGPQIEQVMAGGGATWNEYQRVPLVRNGVLADAWWTYGFSPIEDEAGIRGVLVVCNDVTEEQRNRAALLELNRRLEDEAAQRRQAQAELAAAKMRSDVALAVSEHHLARKLEDWQQLHAMSERLLEAPTLAGQFDIVLRTVASLHGCGKGVVSLYDPGVGGLLTQASQGLDAAGLAALRCVLPGAGACGTAFSQKRRVIVEDTAVDPIYAGYRDFAAEQEIRALYSTPFFDSDGAALGVISLYFGEVRVPDEREMQLTDICARHLAPIVERERAQARLHLEQERSHHILQTLQDGFVLLDRDYVVLQINAAGVAMDGRPAAEIVGRSHWEVWPGSREQPAGLLYQRVMRERTPQSLPLAYERGGQTRWFSVHAYPYEEGVAVLYRDVTRERATERELQALARESEQRRRLYEAFLSSTPDLAYVFDLQHRFTYANEVLLQMWGRSWDDAIGKTCLELGYEPWHAEMHGREIEQVKTTRAPIKGVVPFNGTFGRRMYEYIFVPVLGPDGEVEAVAGTTRDITERLQSEQAIRENEERFRSLIVATTQVVWHCRSDGTMQADSPTWRAYTGQTYEEWKGFGWIEAVHPGERPAFLARWRDCVARRLPFEHEQRLRTADGRHRWTVARAVPIFGQDGAVREWVGTTTDIHDRRQVELERQRFVTLAERSEDFIGMTGLDLKIFYMNPAAMRMVGAATREEALATPVADYFFPEDRDFIATVFLPRVARDGHSETEVRIRHFRTGEPIWIIYTVYVIRDQHGVPEGYATVSRNITERKLAEERLRQATVDLGDVNNRKTRFLATLAHELRNPLAPLRTGLDLMQLSGSSPEALARARTMMDRQLRQMVRLIDDLMDIARIDSGKIELKRERVALAQVVNVAIEGVMPMIEAAGHRLETELPDEALWLDADPTRLAQVLTNLLTNACKYTPSGGVVALSARTAEHGQLILAVRDSGMGIPQDALESVFDMFSQVSQNIGRAQGGLGIGLALVRSLVQMHGGTIKAASPGIGLGSTFTLRLPLAPPAPGRAARPGRAPAGRHPAPGLRVLVADDNVDAATMLGAVLGARGHRVSMAHDGRAALALARERAFDLLILDIGMPGLSGYELAREIRRLPHLDGALLAAHTGWGAQHDRSEAHAAGFDAHLTKPAGLEEIDALLGRLAS, translated from the coding sequence ATGCTGCCTGTCGATTGCGACAAGCCGATGTCCGCGCCGGCAGCCTTCCTTTCCGGCGGCGGCGAAATGGGCGCGCTGATGCGCGCCCACCGCTGGGCCGCGACCCCGTTGGGCGAACCCGCGGCCTGGCCGGGCGCGCTCCGGACCACGCTGCGCCTGCTCCTGAGCTCGAATCATCCGATGTTCATCTGGTGGGGGCCGGAGCTGATCCAGTTCTACAACGACGCCTACCGCGCCACGCTCGATGACGGGCGCCATCCGGCCGCCCTCGGCCAGCGCGGGCGCGACTGCTGGGAAGAGGCCTGGCCGATCATCGGTCCGCAGATCGAACAGGTGATGGCCGGCGGCGGCGCCACCTGGAACGAGTACCAACGGGTGCCGCTGGTGCGCAATGGCGTGCTGGCCGATGCTTGGTGGACCTACGGCTTCAGCCCGATCGAGGACGAGGCGGGCATTCGCGGCGTGCTGGTCGTCTGCAACGATGTCACCGAAGAGCAGCGCAACCGCGCCGCACTGCTGGAGCTGAACCGACGGCTCGAGGATGAGGCGGCGCAGCGCAGGCAGGCCCAGGCCGAGCTGGCGGCCGCGAAGATGCGCAGCGACGTCGCCCTGGCGGTGTCCGAACACCACCTCGCGCGCAAGCTGGAAGACTGGCAGCAACTCCATGCGATGAGCGAGCGGCTGCTCGAGGCGCCCACGCTGGCCGGGCAGTTCGACATCGTGCTGCGCACGGTCGCCAGCCTGCATGGCTGCGGAAAAGGCGTGGTCTCGCTGTACGACCCCGGCGTGGGCGGCCTGCTTACCCAGGCCAGCCAGGGCCTGGACGCCGCCGGCCTGGCGGCGCTGCGCTGCGTCCTGCCGGGGGCGGGAGCCTGCGGCACCGCGTTCAGCCAGAAGCGGCGGGTCATCGTGGAAGACACCGCAGTCGACCCGATCTACGCCGGGTACCGCGACTTTGCGGCCGAACAGGAAATCAGGGCGCTGTACAGCACCCCCTTCTTCGACAGCGACGGCGCCGCGCTTGGCGTCATCAGCCTGTATTTCGGCGAGGTGCGCGTGCCCGACGAACGCGAGATGCAGCTCACCGACATCTGCGCGCGCCACCTGGCCCCGATCGTCGAGCGCGAGCGCGCCCAGGCGCGGCTGCACCTCGAACAGGAACGCAGCCACCACATCCTGCAGACGCTGCAGGACGGCTTCGTGCTGCTGGACCGGGATTACGTCGTCCTGCAGATCAATGCGGCCGGCGTCGCCATGGATGGCCGGCCCGCCGCCGAGATCGTCGGACGCAGCCATTGGGAGGTCTGGCCGGGTTCGCGGGAGCAGCCCGCCGGCCTGCTGTACCAGCGCGTGATGCGCGAACGGACGCCGCAGTCGCTGCCGCTCGCCTACGAGCGCGGCGGGCAGACGCGCTGGTTCAGCGTGCACGCCTACCCGTACGAGGAAGGCGTCGCCGTGCTCTACCGCGACGTCACCCGCGAGCGCGCCACCGAGCGCGAACTGCAGGCGCTCGCGCGCGAGTCGGAGCAGCGGCGCCGCCTGTACGAGGCCTTCCTGTCGAGCACCCCGGACCTGGCCTATGTGTTCGACCTCCAGCACCGCTTCACCTACGCCAACGAAGTCCTGCTGCAGATGTGGGGCCGCAGCTGGGATGATGCGATCGGCAAGACCTGCCTGGAGCTCGGCTACGAGCCCTGGCACGCCGAGATGCACGGGCGCGAGATCGAGCAGGTGAAAACGACGCGGGCGCCGATCAAGGGCGTGGTGCCCTTCAACGGCACCTTCGGGCGCCGCATGTACGAATACATCTTCGTGCCGGTGCTCGGGCCCGACGGCGAGGTCGAGGCGGTGGCCGGCACCACGCGCGACATTACCGAGCGCCTGCAGTCGGAGCAAGCGATCCGGGAGAACGAAGAGCGCTTCCGTTCGCTGATCGTGGCGACCACCCAGGTGGTATGGCATTGCCGGTCGGACGGCACGATGCAGGCCGATTCCCCGACCTGGCGCGCCTACACCGGCCAGACCTATGAGGAATGGAAAGGCTTCGGCTGGATCGAGGCGGTCCATCCGGGCGAGCGCCCGGCCTTCCTGGCGCGCTGGCGCGACTGCGTCGCACGGCGCCTGCCCTTCGAGCACGAGCAGCGCCTGCGCACCGCCGACGGGCGGCACCGCTGGACGGTGGCGCGCGCGGTGCCGATCTTCGGCCAGGACGGCGCGGTGCGCGAATGGGTCGGCACCACCACCGACATTCACGACCGGCGCCAGGTCGAGCTGGAGCGCCAGCGTTTCGTGACGCTGGCCGAGCGCAGCGAAGATTTCATCGGCATGACCGGGCTCGACCTGAAAATCTTCTACATGAACCCGGCCGCGATGCGGATGGTCGGCGCCGCGACGCGCGAGGAGGCGCTGGCCACCCCGGTGGCGGACTATTTTTTCCCGGAAGACCGCGACTTCATCGCGACGGTCTTCCTGCCGCGCGTCGCGCGCGACGGGCACAGCGAGACCGAAGTGCGGATCCGCCACTTCCGGACCGGCGAGCCGATCTGGATCATCTACACCGTATACGTGATCCGCGACCAGCACGGGGTGCCGGAGGGCTACGCGACCGTCAGCCGCAACATCACCGAGCGCAAGCTTGCCGAGGAACGCCTGCGCCAGGCGACGGTGGACCTGGGCGACGTCAACAACCGCAAGACGCGCTTCCTGGCGACGCTGGCGCACGAACTGCGCAACCCGCTGGCGCCGCTGCGCACCGGCCTGGACCTGATGCAGCTGTCGGGCAGCAGCCCGGAAGCGCTGGCCAGGGCACGCACGATGATGGACCGCCAGTTGCGCCAGATGGTGCGCCTGATCGACGACCTGATGGACATCGCGCGCATCGACAGCGGCAAGATCGAGCTCAAGCGCGAGCGGGTCGCCCTGGCCCAGGTCGTCAATGTCGCCATCGAAGGCGTGATGCCGATGATCGAAGCGGCCGGACACCGGCTGGAGACCGAGCTGCCGGACGAGGCGCTATGGCTGGATGCCGACCCGACCCGCCTGGCCCAGGTGCTGACCAACCTGCTCACCAACGCCTGCAAGTACACGCCCTCGGGCGGAGTGGTCGCGCTGTCGGCGCGGACCGCGGAACACGGGCAGCTCATCCTCGCGGTGCGCGACAGCGGCATGGGCATCCCCCAGGATGCCCTGGAAAGCGTGTTCGACATGTTCAGCCAGGTGTCGCAGAACATCGGCCGCGCCCAGGGAGGGCTGGGGATCGGCCTGGCGCTGGTACGCAGCCTGGTGCAGATGCATGGCGGCACGATCAAGGCCGCCAGCCCGGGTATCGGGCTCGGCAGTACATTCACGCTGCGGCTGCCGCTGGCGCCACCAGCGCCCGGACGCGCCGCAAGGCCCGGGCGGGCTCCGGCGGGCCGGCATCCGGCACCTGGCCTGCGCGTCCTGGTGGCAGACGACAACGTCGACGCCGCGACCATGCTCGGCGCGGTGCTCGGCGCGCGCGGCCACCGGGTCAGCATGGCGCACGACGGCCGCGCCGCGCTGGCGCTGGCGCGGGAGCGCGCTTTCGACCTCCTGATCCTCGACATCGGCATGCCCGGCCTGTCGGGCTACGAACTGGCGCGCGAGATCCGCAGGCTGCCGCACCTGGACGGCGCGCTGCTGGCCGCGCATACCGGCTGGGGCGCGCAGCACGACCGCAGCGAAGCGCATGCGGCCGGCTTCGACGCCCATCTCACCAAGCCGGCAGGGCTCGAAGAGATCGACGCGCTGCTCGGCCGGCTGGCAAGCTGA
- a CDS encoding helix-turn-helix domain-containing protein: MGAAARGMPLWQVAQQLGYASQSAFTTMFRKTFGSTPSRYFTDDGRG, encoded by the coding sequence ATGGGTGCTGCCGCGCGCGGCATGCCGCTGTGGCAGGTGGCGCAGCAGCTCGGCTACGCCAGCCAGTCGGCCTTCACGACCATGTTCAGGAAGACCTTCGGCAGCACGCCGTCGCGCTACTTCACGGATGACGGCCGCGGCTAG